A single region of the Candidatus Aminicenantes bacterium genome encodes:
- a CDS encoding 2-oxoacid:ferredoxin oxidoreductase subunit gamma produces the protein MLKEMIFSGFGGQGVLSMGKLLAYAAMKEGKEVSWMPSYGPEMRGGTANCMVNISDKQISSPIVTEYDVVVVLNQPSLDKFESRVKKGGTLIWESTTIKNGPTRDDIRVVPLPAIDKATNVLKNVKVMNMLVLGALVKLEPVVNRESLITALKDTLPKRYHNLIPLNEEAIELGMSLVKDN, from the coding sequence ATGTTGAAAGAAATGATATTTTCCGGTTTCGGTGGCCAGGGTGTTCTCTCCATGGGCAAGCTCCTGGCGTATGCGGCCATGAAAGAAGGCAAAGAAGTCAGCTGGATGCCTTCATACGGGCCTGAGATGCGGGGCGGTACGGCGAACTGCATGGTCAATATCAGTGACAAGCAGATTTCATCTCCCATTGTTACTGAATACGATGTGGTGGTTGTGCTGAACCAACCTTCCCTGGATAAATTCGAATCGCGGGTAAAAAAAGGCGGCACATTGATCTGGGAAAGCACCACCATCAAGAACGGTCCCACCCGCGACGATATCCGCGTGGTACCCCTGCCCGCCATTGATAAGGCCACCAATGTGCTAAAGAATGTCAAGGTCATGAACATGTTGGTGCTGGGCGCCCTGGTGAAGCTGGAACCGGTTGTGAACCGCGAATCCCTGATCACGGCGTTGAAGGACACACTGCCCAAGCGGTATCACAATCTGATACCCCTGAACGAAGAGGCAATTGAGTTGGGCATGTCGCTGGTAAAAGACAACTGA
- a CDS encoding 2-oxoglutarate oxidoreductase, whose protein sequence is MKTGYEKIYERPDTLLPTRMHYCPGCMHAIVHKLIAELIAEMKLQEKTVGVCPVGCSVFAYDYIDVDWQEAAHGRAAAVATAIKRMLPDRLVFSYQGDGDLAAIGTAETIHACNRGEQFTFIFINNAIYGMTGGQMAPTTLEGMKTTTSPYGRLAKTAGMPLKMCELVSQFDGVAFAQRVSCNNPANTRRTKKAIQRAFEIQQQGLGTTFVEVVSNCPSNWKCTPEVSIQRVKEEMMPYFPLGVFKEPRS, encoded by the coding sequence ATGAAAACAGGATACGAAAAAATTTACGAGCGTCCCGACACCCTTCTGCCCACACGCATGCACTATTGTCCAGGTTGCATGCATGCCATCGTGCACAAACTGATCGCCGAATTGATCGCCGAAATGAAACTCCAGGAAAAAACCGTTGGGGTGTGTCCCGTGGGCTGCAGCGTGTTTGCATACGATTACATTGATGTTGATTGGCAGGAGGCCGCCCACGGAAGGGCCGCCGCGGTGGCCACGGCCATCAAGCGCATGCTTCCCGACCGCCTGGTCTTTTCTTATCAAGGCGACGGGGATCTGGCCGCCATTGGTACGGCTGAGACCATCCACGCCTGCAACCGGGGTGAACAGTTCACGTTCATCTTTATCAACAACGCCATTTACGGTATGACCGGCGGCCAGATGGCACCCACCACCCTGGAAGGAATGAAAACCACCACTTCCCCATATGGGCGGCTGGCCAAGACCGCGGGCATGCCCCTGAAGATGTGTGAACTGGTTTCCCAGTTTGACGGCGTGGCTTTTGCCCAACGGGTTTCCTGCAACAACCCGGCCAATACGCGCCGTACCAAGAAAGCCATTCAGCGTGCTTTTGAAATTCAACAGCAGGGTTTGGGAACCACTTTTGTGGAAGTGGTGTCCAATTGCCCGTCCAATTGGAAATGCACGCCGGAGGTTTCCATACAAAGGGTGAAAGAGGAAATGATGCCGTATTTTCCTCTGGGTGTGTTCAAGGAACCCCGGTCCTGA